The following proteins come from a genomic window of Bactrocera neohumeralis isolate Rockhampton unplaced genomic scaffold, APGP_CSIRO_Bneo_wtdbg2-racon-allhic-juicebox.fasta_v2 ctg2191, whole genome shotgun sequence:
- the LOC126766701 gene encoding uncharacterized protein LOC126766701, which produces MAHKTVRPVSALLLAAVAVLATLAVADMELTNSYSLTGATYSSFTYTISKSIPNQRVPVNVALSASNVTGGELILAGWADNAEHGEYAFTMELSNFIFEDSTFIVRDGLPADGVLTIQSLQAVNSASALSPFDFSALSLTHNLTISLANIFVLLEKQSANLPIIVVGGSTLRSSGTAVDYYTALQITALKSTGGSSAMQLSGSTSAQDLIAVTNHALVSLSNAHCCGLKDGVVVLERPLSLSNNSYFRIRDVLADSCTKEWTTDSTLYRVPPTVVDAQGGSISVGTQSVFVLQDVVARDSTVLKGTNTQLALGEDSTVSLLNITASSLCTTCSGGLLPRKPPPPASTRAAGRSVARRRLATQPLDSTTPPPSTAPAATAAATAAPRFCLPGNTIGAPSSACQCTCKPNTFLPGCQDKQDLTTTASVCSDEHCTTCVSSEAQCDKCRIGFAVVSSKCARVQCTVPGCTQCALTDVNRCEQCRSGYVLTNGTCQECASTGCADCSDNVAVCNKYFEGYSLVNGRCTGTCMSVRCPAVLNAKVTITRSARSARRAIASPRRASARHARSRTATAATAVPPNVSPARTVTTSQRSPPAPPVPATWPIASTAAPAATFGAPSVSAGAFLT; this is translated from the coding sequence ATGGCGCATAAAACGGTGCGTCCCGTCTCGGCACTCCTCCTCGCCGCTGTCGCGGTGCTGGCGACGCTGGCGGTCGCGGATATGGAGCTGACGAACAGCTACTCGCTTACTGGTGCCACGTACAGCAGCTTCACCTACACCATCTCGAAGAGCATCCCCAACCAGCGCGTGCCGGTCAACGTCGCGCTGAGTGCATCGAACGTCACTGGCGGCGAACTGATTCTGGCCGGCTGGGCCGACAACGCCGAGCACGGGGAGTACGCCTTCACCATGGAGCTGAGCAACTTTATCTTTGAGGACAGCACGTTCATTGTGCGCGATGGCCTTCCGGCGGACGGCGTCCTCACCATTCAGTCCCTGCAGGCCGTCAACAGCGCGTCCGCGCTGAGCCCATTCGACTTCAGCGCCCTCTCCCTCACGCACAACCTCACCATCTCGCTCGCCAACATCTTTGTCCTGCTGGAGAAGCAGTCGGCGAACCTGCCCATCATCGTGGTTGGCGGCAGCACGCTCCGCTCCTCGGGCACCGCGGTCGACTACTACACTGCGCTGCAGATTACCGCCCTGAAGAGTACCGGCGGCAGCTCCGCGATGCAGTTGTCGGGAAGCACCTCGGCGCAGGACCTCATCGCCGTCACCAACCACGCCCTTGTCTCACTGTCGAACGCGCACTGCTGCGGCTTGAAGGACGGCGTCGTTGTGCTTGAGCGACCCCTGTCGCTGTCGAACAACAGCTACTTCCGCATTCGCGACGTCCTGGCTGACTCGTGCACCAAAGAGTGGACCACCGACAGCACTCTCTACCGCGTGCCACCCACCGTGGTCGACGCGCAGGGCGGCAGCATCTCCGTCGGGACACAGTCCGTGTTCGTGCTGCAGGACGTCGTCGCGCGCGACTCAACCGTGTTGAAGGGTACCAACACGCAACTCGCTCTGGGTGAGGACAGCACCGTGTCGTTGCTTAACATCACCGCCTCCTCACTGTGCACGACCTGCTCCGGCGGTCTCCTACCTCGAAAGCCGCCTCCTCCCGCCTCTACGCGAGCAGCTGGACGCTCAGTGGCTCGGCGACGACTGGCTACGCAGCCGCTGGACTCAACGACGCCACCGCCCTCGACAGCGCCGGCCGCGACGGCAGCGGCAACTGCGGCTCCTCGTTTTTGCCTCCCCGGCAACACGATCGGCGCCCCGAGCTCGGCGTGCCAGTGCACGTGCAAGCCCAACACCTTCCTGCCCGGGTGCCAGGACAAACAAGACCTGACCACCACCGCCAGCGTGTGCAGCGACGAGCACTGCACCACCTGCGTTAGCTCTGAAGCCCAATGCGACAAGTGCCGCATTGGCTTTGCGGTTGTCTCCTCAAAGTGCGCGCGGGTGCAGTGCACTGTGCCGGGCTGCACGCAGTGCGCGCTCACCGACGTGAACCGGTGCGAGCAGTGCCGCAGCGGCTACGTGCTGACGAATGGGACGTGCCAGGAATGCGCAAGCACTGGCTGTGCGGACTGCTCCGACAACGTCGCGGTGTGCAACAAGTACTTCGAGGGCTACTCACTGGTCAATGGCAGGTGCACGGGGACGTGCATGTCTGTGCGGTGCCCGGCTGTTTTAAATGCAAAAGTGACAATTACACGCAGTGCGAGGAGTGCGCGTCGGGCTATCGCCTCACCTCGACGTGCAAGTGCGAGGCATGCGCGGAGCCGAACTGCGACCGCTGCCACGGCCGTGCCACCAAATGTGAGTCCTGCAAGGACAGTTACTACCTCACAGCGGTCGCCACCTGCTCCCCCGGTCCCTGCAACGTGGCCAATTGCAAGTACTGCAGCCCCAGCAGCAACTTTTGGTGCACCCAGTGTGTCAGCGGGTGCGTTCTTAACTTGA
- the LOC126766700 gene encoding uncharacterized protein LOC126766700: MASARGRDVCAVPGCSKCKSDDYTQCEKCASGYRLTSTYTCEACAEPNCDCCDGSVTKCEACKDSYYLTAVSQLGQLQVLQRHQQPSVPQCVSGYGPGGCQRAVDNCENVRCLPNSVLQGLWTADVHRVSNFWAHKQCVSGRVLN; encoded by the coding sequence ATGGCAAGTGCACGGGGACGAGATGTCTGTGCGGTGCCCGGCTGTTCTAAATGCAAAAGTGACGATTACACGCAGTGCGAGAAGTGCGCGTCTGGCTATCGCCTCACCTCGACGTACACGTGCGAGGCATGCGCGGAGCCGAACTGCGACTGCTGCGACGGCAGCGTCACCAAATGTGAGGCCTGCAAGGACAGTTACTACCTCACAGCGGTCAGCCAACTTGGTCAATTGCAAGTATTGCAGCGTCACCAGCAGCCGTCGGTGCCCCAGTGTGTAAGCGGGTACGGTCCCGGCGGGTGCCAACGTGCTGTGGACAACTGCGAAAATGTGCGTTGCTTGCCAAACAGCGTTTTGCAAGGACTTTGGACGGCGGATGTACACCGTGTCAGCAACTTTTGGGCACACAAACAGTGTGTCAGCGGGCGCGTTCTTAACTGA